One Halomonas sp. THAF5a genomic region harbors:
- a CDS encoding TRAP transporter large permease, with product MVIVASAFFGLLLLGMPVGIVLGVAGMVGILDMGGGHFLAMVPDRFFSGLNLFPFLAMPFFILAGEIMNRSGLTMNLVNFAQALVGWLRGGMAHSNMLASVMFAGLTGSATADAAAFGNTLVPAMKKAGYSGPYACAVTAAGSIIGPIIPPSTLAIIYGSLMGVSIAGLFAAGIIPGLLLCLVCMCLIAATARRLNLPKDDRGPSLARILREFRYSILALILPVFILGAILTGITTPTEAAALAVFYALFVGCVVYRNISWKDLYDMLARTALITGVIFLIIASASILGWWMTFNQIPQLIADGFLSISEDPAVIVGMILALLLFIGLFMDINAALIILAPVLAPLSLAIGLEPVHAGMIIILSLTISLMTPPVGACLFVLASVTGERIEAITRSLWPFILAQLLVLVVTAYWPSISLFIPRLLGLAG from the coding sequence ATGGTTATTGTCGCAAGCGCTTTCTTCGGCCTCCTCCTCTTGGGCATGCCAGTGGGTATCGTTCTTGGGGTCGCAGGCATGGTCGGTATTCTTGATATGGGAGGCGGCCATTTCCTGGCCATGGTGCCCGATCGTTTCTTCTCGGGACTTAACCTTTTTCCTTTCCTCGCCATGCCGTTTTTTATCCTGGCCGGTGAAATCATGAACCGGTCTGGCTTGACCATGAATCTCGTGAACTTTGCCCAGGCACTGGTCGGTTGGCTTCGGGGCGGCATGGCCCATTCCAATATGTTGGCGTCCGTGATGTTCGCAGGCCTAACCGGTTCGGCCACGGCCGATGCCGCTGCCTTTGGCAACACCCTGGTGCCCGCCATGAAAAAGGCTGGTTACAGCGGCCCCTACGCCTGTGCCGTCACGGCGGCCGGGTCCATCATCGGCCCGATCATCCCGCCTTCCACCCTGGCGATCATCTATGGCTCCCTAATGGGTGTCTCCATTGCCGGTCTGTTTGCTGCCGGTATCATCCCTGGACTGCTGCTTTGCCTGGTATGCATGTGCCTAATCGCGGCCACGGCGCGCCGGCTCAACCTGCCCAAGGATGACCGCGGCCCGAGCCTGGCGCGCATCCTGAGGGAGTTCCGCTACAGCATCCTCGCTCTGATCCTGCCGGTGTTCATACTCGGCGCCATCCTGACGGGCATTACCACGCCCACCGAGGCCGCGGCCCTGGCCGTCTTCTACGCACTTTTCGTGGGCTGTGTGGTGTATCGCAACATCAGCTGGAAGGATCTGTATGACATGCTGGCGCGCACGGCCCTGATCACCGGCGTCATCTTCCTGATCATTGCCTCGGCGTCGATTCTCGGCTGGTGGATGACCTTCAACCAGATTCCCCAGCTGATCGCCGATGGCTTCCTGTCCATCTCCGAAGACCCCGCGGTCATCGTGGGCATGATACTGGCCTTGCTGCTGTTCATCGGCCTCTTCATGGACATCAATGCCGCGCTCATCATCTTGGCCCCGGTGCTGGCACCGCTGTCGCTCGCTATCGGCCTCGAACCGGTGCATGCCGGCATGATCATCATCCTCTCACTGACCATCTCGCTGATGACGCCGCCTGTCGGCGCCTGCCTGTTCGTCCTGGCCTCGGTAACCGGAGAACGCATCGAGGCCATTACGCGATCGCTGTGGCCATTCATTCTGGCGCAGCTACTAGTGTTGGTCGTCACCGCCTACTGGCCGTCGATCTCACTGTTCATCCCACGACTGCTCGGGCTAGCTGGCTAG
- a CDS encoding HD-GYP domain-containing protein, with amino-acid sequence MLNEHIPIYRNLIQIPTSALRIGMYVAQLDRPWLETPFTLEGLLIRNQNDIKKIKKYASTVYISVDESSTNIVHSSASLPYTKKRVDTKTNKGLPYEPSSNPIPIRKEIQEIGKEHADAKGMIKNLMSDSQNWHNNLPRAKEVVKSFAQSIIRNQNALYWLTRIKNKNEYTAEHCLNVGILAMLFAKHLGWEMKNIEEVGLAGMLHDVGKMSIPAEILDKPERLSDAEFDIIKNHVLEGYKILSRDKTLPETVLRTSRDHHERINGAGYPYGKKGDDISDEAKLIAIVDTYDAITSERVYSPAQPPTEALRIIYEESGELFDKFLAVKFIECIGIYPPGSAVQLDTGETAIVVEQNPKRKLLPKVFILPSSGKQHLCNGTLLDLSQQKHHGNRKINRALSEPQNPDDIEEIFNFLKADECQT; translated from the coding sequence ATGCTGAATGAGCACATCCCTATATATAGAAACCTGATCCAGATCCCGACCTCCGCGTTGCGTATTGGCATGTACGTTGCACAACTCGACAGACCCTGGCTCGAGACCCCTTTCACGCTGGAGGGGCTCTTGATCAGAAACCAGAACGATATAAAGAAGATAAAAAAGTACGCCAGCACGGTCTACATTTCCGTTGACGAGTCTTCTACGAACATCGTTCATTCAAGCGCCTCGCTCCCCTATACAAAAAAACGTGTCGACACCAAGACCAACAAAGGCCTGCCTTACGAGCCATCAAGCAACCCCATTCCCATAAGGAAGGAAATACAAGAGATAGGAAAAGAGCATGCCGACGCAAAAGGAATGATCAAGAACCTGATGAGCGACAGCCAGAACTGGCACAACAACCTCCCCAGAGCCAAGGAGGTCGTAAAGTCATTCGCACAATCCATTATCAGAAACCAGAATGCGCTCTACTGGCTCACCAGAATAAAGAACAAGAACGAATACACCGCCGAGCACTGCTTGAACGTCGGGATTCTAGCGATGCTATTTGCCAAGCATCTCGGTTGGGAGATGAAAAACATCGAAGAGGTGGGGCTGGCAGGGATGCTCCATGACGTGGGAAAAATGAGCATCCCCGCAGAGATTCTCGATAAGCCTGAAAGGCTCAGCGACGCAGAATTCGACATCATAAAGAATCATGTCCTGGAAGGTTATAAAATACTGAGCAGAGACAAGACATTGCCGGAAACGGTGCTAAGAACAAGCAGGGATCATCACGAACGAATAAACGGAGCAGGGTATCCCTACGGAAAGAAAGGTGACGACATCTCGGATGAGGCCAAGCTCATCGCCATCGTTGACACCTACGATGCCATCACAAGCGAGAGGGTCTACAGCCCAGCCCAACCACCCACTGAAGCATTAAGAATCATATACGAAGAATCCGGAGAGCTCTTCGACAAGTTCCTGGCCGTCAAATTCATCGAATGCATTGGCATATACCCTCCCGGCTCAGCCGTTCAGCTTGACACCGGAGAAACTGCCATCGTCGTCGAGCAGAACCCCAAAAGAAAGCTCCTTCCCAAAGTATTCATTCTGCCGAGCAGCGGAAAACAACATCTCTGCAACGGAACACTGCTGGACTTAAGTCAACAAAAACACCATGGGAACAGAAAGATAAACCGGGCTCTTTCGGAGCCCCAAAATCCAGACGACATCGAAGAGATATTCAACTTTCTGAAAGCCGACGAGTGCCAGACCTAG
- a CDS encoding diaminopropionate ammonia-lyase: MPIGDRQRAVLNLDAMHKARDEIRTWPGYAPTPLVSLKGLAKEAKVASITYKDEAHRFSLNSFKALGGAYAVLQLLKSHLPEEVSSSDLMAGRYKDIVSGLTVCCATDGNHGRSVAWGAQQFGARCVIYLHATVSQGREDAITRFGAEVRRVDGNYDDSVRQAARDAEANGWFVVSDTSYPGYMKVPRDVMQGYTIMIDEAVQQLPEPPTHCFVQGGVGGLAAAALSQLWEAYGPDRPRVVVVEPDRAACLYASVRAGSPTAVEGELDTLMAGLACGEVSLLAWEVLDEGVDDFMTVSDDSAVEAMRLLANGAAGDAPLVAGESAVAGLVGLLIARQQPELSAALGLDEASRVLVIGSEGATDEAVYRELVGRGSAEVENEALEHA, encoded by the coding sequence GTGCCGATCGGCGACCGCCAGCGGGCCGTACTCAACCTGGACGCTATGCACAAGGCCCGAGATGAAATCCGTACCTGGCCGGGGTACGCGCCGACTCCTCTGGTTTCCCTGAAAGGGCTCGCTAAAGAGGCCAAGGTGGCCTCCATCACCTACAAGGATGAGGCTCATCGTTTTTCTTTGAACAGTTTCAAGGCACTGGGGGGCGCCTACGCAGTCCTGCAACTGCTCAAGTCCCACCTGCCTGAGGAGGTGTCCTCCTCGGACCTGATGGCGGGGCGTTACAAAGACATCGTGTCAGGCCTGACGGTGTGTTGCGCCACCGACGGCAACCATGGCCGGTCGGTCGCATGGGGCGCCCAGCAGTTCGGCGCCCGCTGCGTGATCTACCTGCACGCCACCGTTTCCCAGGGGCGTGAGGATGCGATTACTCGCTTCGGGGCCGAGGTGCGTCGAGTCGATGGCAATTACGACGACTCGGTTCGGCAGGCTGCACGGGATGCCGAGGCCAATGGCTGGTTCGTAGTCTCGGATACCTCCTACCCGGGCTATATGAAGGTGCCTCGCGACGTAATGCAGGGCTACACCATCATGATCGACGAAGCGGTACAGCAACTCCCGGAACCACCGACCCACTGCTTCGTTCAAGGCGGTGTAGGTGGGCTGGCGGCCGCTGCCCTGTCCCAACTCTGGGAAGCCTATGGCCCGGACCGTCCGCGTGTGGTCGTGGTCGAGCCTGACCGCGCCGCCTGCCTCTATGCCAGCGTGCGTGCCGGCAGTCCAACGGCAGTCGAGGGCGAACTGGATACGCTGATGGCCGGATTGGCCTGTGGCGAGGTCTCGTTGTTGGCCTGGGAAGTGCTCGACGAAGGCGTAGACGACTTCATGACGGTCTCCGACGATTCCGCGGTGGAGGCGATGCGGCTGTTGGCTAATGGCGCAGCCGGCGACGCACCGTTAGTGGCCGGGGAGAGTGCCGTAGCAGGTCTCGTCGGTCTACTGATCGCGCGCCAGCAGCCGGAGCTGAGTGCCGCTCTCGGCCTGGACGAAGCGAGTCGTGTGCTTGTCATCGGCAGTGAAGGGGCAACGGACGAAGCGGTATATCGTGAACTCGTCGGCCGCGGATCGGCCGAGGTGGAAAATGAGGCTCTAGAGCATGCGTGA
- a CDS encoding Zn-dependent hydrolase, producing MRDTLRINGKRLLERLQSLGEIGALQGGGVCRLALSEEDRQGRERVIGWMRELGLQVTTDAMGNVFGLRPGQEKGPPVMTGSHIDTVRTGGLYDGNLGVLGGLEVVETLNDAGITTRRPLCVAFFTNEEGARFAPDMMGSLVYVGGMPLEEALATKGIDGEKVGDCLDAIEARGSMSVGNPEVHAFVELHIEQGPVLEESGITIGAVEKVQGISWTELTFTGTSNHAGTTPMRLRHDAGYAAMATATFVRDLVNRIGGDQVGTVGYLDIAPNLVNVVANHSRFTVDLRNTDNERLKQAEQELADFVNQLADREGIEFERRTLARFDPVPFDLAMVDRVESAAKALGHSVMRMPSGAGHDAQMLARICPTSMIFVPSADGISHNINEHTEPADLEAGVNVLLQVMLDLSE from the coding sequence ATGCGTGACACTCTTCGTATCAATGGCAAGCGGCTACTTGAGCGACTTCAGTCACTGGGGGAAATCGGTGCACTGCAAGGTGGTGGCGTCTGCCGCCTGGCCTTGAGTGAGGAAGATCGCCAGGGCCGAGAGCGAGTCATCGGCTGGATGCGTGAGCTCGGCCTGCAGGTCACCACCGATGCCATGGGCAATGTCTTCGGCCTGCGCCCCGGTCAGGAGAAGGGCCCCCCTGTGATGACGGGCTCTCATATCGATACCGTCCGCACTGGTGGTCTCTATGATGGGAACTTGGGGGTCTTGGGAGGGCTGGAGGTTGTCGAGACCCTCAATGACGCGGGCATCACGACGCGCCGCCCCCTATGTGTCGCGTTCTTCACCAACGAGGAAGGGGCACGTTTCGCTCCGGACATGATGGGTAGCTTGGTCTATGTAGGCGGCATGCCCCTGGAAGAAGCACTAGCGACCAAAGGGATCGACGGCGAAAAGGTCGGTGATTGCCTGGATGCCATTGAGGCACGGGGAAGCATGTCGGTGGGAAATCCCGAGGTGCACGCCTTCGTTGAGCTGCATATCGAACAGGGACCGGTGCTTGAAGAGTCCGGCATCACGATTGGTGCCGTGGAGAAAGTTCAGGGTATCTCCTGGACAGAACTAACCTTCACCGGCACATCGAATCATGCCGGCACCACTCCCATGCGCCTGCGGCATGACGCAGGCTATGCAGCGATGGCCACGGCTACCTTCGTACGCGACTTGGTAAACCGGATCGGGGGGGATCAAGTCGGTACGGTCGGCTATTTGGATATCGCGCCGAATCTAGTCAATGTCGTGGCTAACCATTCTCGCTTCACGGTCGATCTACGCAATACCGACAACGAACGATTGAAGCAGGCCGAGCAGGAGCTGGCTGACTTTGTAAACCAGCTGGCTGACCGAGAGGGCATCGAGTTCGAGCGACGCACCTTGGCTCGCTTCGACCCCGTTCCATTCGATCTCGCTATGGTCGACCGGGTGGAATCCGCTGCCAAGGCGCTAGGGCATTCCGTCATGCGCATGCCCAGCGGCGCTGGCCATGATGCTCAGATGCTCGCCCGGATCTGTCCGACCAGCATGATCTTCGTGCCCAGCGCCGACGGGATCAGTCACAACATCAACGAGCATACCGAACCCGCTGATCTGGAGGCAGGCGTCAATGTCCTGCTTCAGGTGATGCTGGATCTCAGCGAGTGA
- a CDS encoding DctP family TRAP transporter solute-binding subunit yields the protein MANNKLKTLAAATLTMTMVGSLSAQAATTLRIAHLNPPDPTGSHSAAMVAVFKQLVETATDGEIKVEGYPSGQLGDDANAINQVGQGIVESSISSAGGVAEHYPRIGIFDIPFAFPNIGVATDVIDLSSDFGQQLATDLEEETSGLKVIGLMDSGGFFQFTNSQRPIESIEDMDGLRIRTMTLATHEAMTNALGARATPLAWSEVYTALQTGVADGQMNPIQQTSFANFEEVQDYLTISNHLITPYVWLINDDFYASLSDEHQKVIDWASEIAVDAGRSMSRIIEASDNGLPKLENGMEINTLSQEARDEFIETSQPAVREVIEEQYGEEGIALLESMMSEIESHSSN from the coding sequence ATGGCTAATAACAAACTCAAGACTCTTGCCGCGGCTACCCTCACCATGACAATGGTCGGCAGCCTATCTGCTCAAGCAGCCACTACCCTGCGTATCGCTCACCTGAATCCGCCCGATCCCACCGGCAGTCATTCCGCTGCCATGGTGGCTGTCTTCAAGCAGCTTGTGGAAACGGCCACCGATGGCGAGATCAAGGTCGAGGGTTACCCGTCGGGTCAGTTGGGGGATGACGCCAACGCCATCAACCAAGTCGGTCAGGGGATCGTCGAGTCGTCGATTTCCTCTGCAGGTGGCGTGGCCGAACACTATCCGCGAATCGGTATCTTTGACATTCCATTCGCTTTCCCCAACATTGGGGTGGCCACCGATGTTATCGACCTGTCCAGTGACTTTGGCCAGCAACTGGCAACCGACCTCGAGGAAGAAACCTCAGGTCTTAAGGTCATCGGACTGATGGACAGTGGTGGCTTCTTCCAGTTTACCAACTCACAGCGTCCCATCGAGTCAATTGAGGACATGGACGGCCTGCGTATCCGCACCATGACCCTCGCGACCCACGAGGCCATGACGAATGCCTTGGGCGCTCGGGCGACACCGCTCGCGTGGTCTGAGGTCTATACGGCGCTACAGACTGGTGTCGCCGACGGCCAGATGAATCCCATCCAGCAGACTTCCTTCGCCAACTTCGAAGAAGTTCAGGACTACCTCACCATCAGCAATCACTTGATCACCCCCTATGTGTGGCTGATCAATGATGATTTCTACGCCAGCCTCTCGGATGAACATCAAAAAGTCATTGACTGGGCCTCGGAGATTGCCGTCGATGCCGGGCGTTCCATGTCGCGGATTATTGAAGCTTCCGACAATGGCCTTCCGAAGCTAGAGAATGGCATGGAGATCAACACACTTAGTCAAGAGGCCCGTGACGAGTTCATTGAAACCAGCCAGCCTGCTGTTCGTGAAGTTATTGAAGAGCAGTATGGAGAAGAAGGCATTGCTCTTCTCGAAAGCATGATGAGCGAGATTGAGTCTCACTCTAGTAATTAA
- a CDS encoding IS481 family transposase, translated as MVRTIVRGGSTAQVLHQRAKTTHAIREDIQRSSASVAELSRRYNLNPKTVRKWRRRTSVQDERMGPKQPSSTSLSDLEEAAAVTFRRTTWLPLDDCLFALQRFIPHLTRSSLHRLYKRHDISQLPRQLDGKPNTSSFNRYPIGYLHIDICEVRTGEGKAYLFVAVDRTSKFVHAQLYRKAQREQAAEFLEDTLQQLPYRIHTVLTDNGAQFAKRLGTEAYKPHRFDVICHRHDIEHRLTRPFHPWTNGQVERMNRTIKEATIRSFHYATLEELSAHLKDYLWAYNSARPLRALKGKTPVGFILERWQDEPERFHKDPVHYFPGPYRS; from the coding sequence ATGGTACGAACCATTGTCCGAGGAGGATCCACGGCTCAAGTACTTCATCAACGCGCCAAGACCACGCACGCCATCCGAGAAGACATACAGCGATCGTCCGCTTCGGTCGCGGAGTTGAGTCGGCGTTACAATCTCAACCCCAAAACAGTCCGCAAATGGCGTCGTCGCACGTCCGTTCAAGATGAGCGCATGGGGCCTAAACAGCCGAGCTCCACGTCGCTGTCAGACCTTGAGGAAGCCGCCGCTGTGACTTTCCGGCGCACCACCTGGCTTCCCTTGGATGACTGCCTTTTCGCGTTGCAGCGTTTCATCCCTCATCTGACGCGTTCAAGCTTGCATCGGCTGTATAAACGCCACGACATCAGCCAACTGCCGCGTCAACTGGATGGAAAGCCGAACACATCGTCCTTCAATCGTTACCCGATCGGTTACCTACACATAGATATCTGTGAGGTCCGCACCGGAGAAGGCAAGGCATACCTATTCGTGGCCGTTGATCGAACCTCGAAGTTCGTTCATGCCCAGCTGTATCGTAAGGCACAACGGGAGCAGGCGGCTGAGTTTCTCGAAGACACCCTCCAGCAGCTGCCGTACCGGATTCATACCGTACTGACGGATAACGGCGCACAATTCGCCAAGCGCCTCGGGACAGAAGCCTACAAGCCACACCGGTTCGATGTGATATGCCATCGACATGACATTGAGCACCGTCTGACACGGCCGTTCCATCCTTGGACCAACGGGCAGGTCGAGCGGATGAACCGCACGATCAAGGAAGCGACGATTCGAAGCTTTCATTACGCGACCTTGGAGGAGCTAAGCGCTCACCTGAAAGACTACCTGTGGGCCTATAACAGCGCTCGTCCATTAAGAGCGCTGAAGGGCAAAACGCCCGTTGGTTTCATTCTTGAACGCTGGCAGGATGAGCCCGAAAGATTTCATAAAGACCCTGTCCACTACTTCCCGGGACCATACAGGTCGTAG
- a CDS encoding MurR/RpiR family transcriptional regulator, which produces MGFNLESYFHYVNAWKSIFISFGSWQGDLMSKHDDTLEARIRAHYEALPKAEKRLGDMLLSFPGEIATYSAGELAEAAGTSRAAASRFFQRLGYKDFNEARQQAREAKRWGSPVYLSSAAPQERPSMPSQPIADHLAQETQNLMQTLEAIRSDQLREVIEAIAGARQVHVAGFRNSYMLASYLHRQLQILRPGVGLIPNTGQTLAEDLVDIGDDDVVVVVGLRRRVAMVSQVLDMSRIQGASTLLLTDPYADHGLEATWTFTCQVNSQSLFDSYSATMSILNLICTQLFQKNIAYSQERLKRIETFHDNLDELNAYAWLTKDVPG; this is translated from the coding sequence ATGGGGTTCAATCTGGAATCATATTTTCATTATGTCAATGCATGGAAAAGTATTTTCATTTCTTTCGGATCATGGCAGGGTGACCTTATGAGCAAACACGACGACACACTGGAAGCACGCATCCGGGCCCACTACGAGGCCCTTCCCAAGGCGGAGAAACGCCTGGGCGACATGCTGCTTAGCTTCCCTGGAGAGATTGCTACCTACAGTGCGGGGGAGCTGGCGGAGGCTGCCGGGACGTCACGTGCAGCCGCCTCGCGCTTCTTCCAGCGACTCGGGTACAAAGATTTCAATGAAGCGAGACAGCAGGCTCGCGAGGCGAAGCGTTGGGGCTCGCCAGTCTACCTCTCCTCGGCGGCCCCGCAGGAACGCCCCTCCATGCCGAGCCAGCCGATTGCCGACCATCTGGCGCAGGAAACCCAGAACCTAATGCAAACCCTAGAGGCGATACGCAGCGATCAGCTCAGGGAGGTCATCGAGGCTATTGCCGGCGCAAGGCAGGTCCATGTGGCCGGGTTCCGCAACAGTTACATGCTGGCCAGCTACCTGCATCGCCAGCTGCAGATTTTACGCCCGGGTGTCGGCCTGATACCCAACACAGGGCAGACACTCGCCGAGGACTTGGTCGACATCGGTGATGACGATGTCGTGGTGGTGGTGGGGCTTCGGCGGCGGGTGGCCATGGTGTCTCAGGTGCTCGATATGTCCCGCATTCAAGGGGCCAGCACGCTGTTGCTGACCGACCCCTATGCCGATCACGGACTGGAGGCGACGTGGACCTTCACCTGTCAGGTCAACTCCCAGTCCCTGTTCGACAGCTACTCGGCCACCATGAGCATCCTGAATTTGATTTGCACGCAGCTCTTCCAGAAGAACATTGCCTACAGCCAGGAAAGGCTGAAGCGCATCGAAACGTTTCATGACAACCTGGATGAGCTGAATGCGTATGCCTGGCTGACGAAGGACGTGCCTGGATAA
- a CDS encoding IS3 family transposase (programmed frameshift), which produces MKRNRHTEEQVITILKAHERGVSVAELARQNGVTEQTIYRWKAKYGGMEVSEAKRLRELEAENARLKRLLAESALDNAALKEIVSGKVVTPEAKRRAVTHLVTGGWLSQRHACRLLGLPRSVARYQAMPRDDEPLRARLNALATCYPRYGYLLLHALLRQEGLVVNRKRTYRLYREAGLQVRTRRRKRLVRPRAPMPCPDRTNQRWSMDFVSDQLASGHRFRVLNIVDDFSRECVGQLVDTSISGRRLARFLDEVAQQRSLPASIVCDNGPELTSKAMFFWVRERKVTLAFIQPGKPTQNVFIESFNGKFRDGCLNQHWFLSLTDVRHEIDQWRAHYNHVRPHSSLGYMPPVAYVQRCA; this is translated from the exons ATGAAGCGTAATCGACACACCGAAGAGCAGGTCATCACCATCCTCAAGGCCCATGAGCGCGGCGTCTCGGTGGCCGAGCTGGCTCGGCAGAATGGCGTCACCGAGCAGACCATCTATCGCTGGAAGGCCAAGTACGGCGGTATGGAGGTATCAGAGGCCAAGCGTCTGCGGGAGCTGGAGGCAGAGAACGCCCGCCTGAAGAGGCTGCTGGCGGAAAGCGCTCTCGACAATGCTGCTCTCAAGGAGATCGTCTCGG GGAAAGTGGTGACGCCCGAAGCGAAGCGGCGGGCGGTAACGCATCTGGTGACAGGCGGCTGGCTCAGCCAGCGACATGCCTGTCGATTGCTGGGCCTGCCACGATCGGTGGCCCGCTACCAGGCGATGCCGCGTGACGATGAGCCGCTTCGGGCGCGACTGAACGCCTTGGCGACCTGCTACCCCCGCTACGGCTACCTGTTGCTGCACGCACTGTTGCGTCAGGAGGGCCTGGTGGTGAATCGCAAGCGAACTTACCGGCTGTACCGTGAGGCTGGGCTTCAGGTCCGCACCCGGCGGCGCAAGCGACTGGTGCGGCCAAGAGCGCCGATGCCGTGTCCAGACAGGACCAACCAGCGCTGGTCGATGGACTTCGTCTCAGATCAGCTGGCCTCGGGGCACCGATTCCGCGTGCTGAACATCGTGGACGACTTCAGCAGAGAGTGTGTTGGTCAGCTGGTGGACACGTCCATTTCCGGGCGTCGCTTGGCCAGGTTCCTGGACGAGGTCGCGCAACAGCGCTCGCTGCCTGCCTCGATTGTCTGCGATAACGGCCCCGAGCTGACCAGCAAGGCGATGTTCTTTTGGGTGCGTGAGCGGAAGGTCACGCTGGCCTTCATCCAACCGGGCAAGCCGACACAGAATGTCTTCATCGAGAGCTTCAACGGCAAATTCCGGGATGGCTGTCTCAATCAGCACTGGTTTCTGAGCCTGACCGATGTCCGACATGAAATCGACCAATGGAGAGCCCACTACAACCATGTCAGACCGCACAGCTCGCTGGGCTATATGCCGCCCGTCGCCTATGTCCAGCGGTGTGCATGA
- a CDS encoding N-carbamoyl-D-amino-acid hydrolase has protein sequence MSRKLMVGAAQLGPIERTESRSQAVARMVDLMHQAKARGVQLVVFPELALTTFFPRWYFEDQAEVDAFFERELPGPETQPLFDAARELDIGFYLGYGELAQEDGKTRHFNTSILVDGSGRIVGKYRKVHLPGHAEHEPWRPFQHLEKRYFEPGNQGFGAWQAFGGTMGMALCNDRRWPETYRMLALQGVELMMLGYNTPIHYPPVPEHDHLQGFHNHLCMQAGAYQNGMWVVGVAKAGKEEGCDLLGQSCIIGPTGEIMAMASTMEDELITYECDLDRTREIRENIFNFSLHRRPEVYDLITKA, from the coding sequence ATGAGTCGAAAACTGATGGTAGGGGCCGCTCAGCTCGGCCCCATCGAGAGGACAGAGTCCCGTTCCCAGGCCGTGGCTAGGATGGTTGACCTGATGCACCAGGCCAAGGCCCGCGGGGTCCAGCTGGTGGTGTTCCCGGAACTGGCGCTGACCACATTCTTCCCGCGCTGGTACTTCGAAGATCAGGCCGAGGTTGACGCCTTCTTCGAACGAGAACTCCCCGGCCCTGAGACGCAGCCATTGTTCGATGCTGCCCGAGAATTAGATATCGGCTTTTATTTAGGCTATGGGGAACTGGCGCAAGAAGATGGCAAGACACGCCACTTCAACACCTCCATCCTAGTCGATGGATCGGGCCGCATCGTTGGTAAGTACCGCAAGGTACATCTTCCCGGACATGCCGAGCATGAGCCCTGGCGGCCTTTTCAGCATCTCGAAAAGCGGTATTTCGAGCCGGGTAATCAAGGTTTCGGTGCCTGGCAAGCCTTCGGGGGAACCATGGGCATGGCGCTGTGCAACGACCGGCGCTGGCCCGAGACTTATCGGATGTTGGCCCTGCAGGGGGTCGAGCTGATGATGCTCGGCTATAACACGCCGATCCACTACCCGCCTGTGCCAGAGCATGACCACCTGCAAGGCTTCCACAACCACCTCTGCATGCAGGCAGGTGCCTACCAGAATGGCATGTGGGTGGTCGGGGTGGCCAAGGCAGGCAAGGAGGAAGGCTGTGACCTGTTGGGTCAGAGCTGCATCATCGGCCCAACCGGTGAAATCATGGCCATGGCCAGCACCATGGAAGATGAATTGATCACCTATGAGTGCGACCTAGACCGGACTCGTGAAATTCGTGAAAACATCTTCAACTTCTCACTTCACCGGCGACCCGAGGTCTACGATCTGATAACTAAAGCATGA
- a CDS encoding TRAP transporter small permease, producing the protein MAISPDAIYRTSKTLDTWIERVCVLILTALVLVVWLGILSRYALPWNFTFTEELARYLMIWVALLSVSIGICRRQHVGMLVLFDRFPSRMKKCLAVSFDIIAMIFFGVIFFYSLNYVSRGFDQVTMIFGMPRGIPYMIIPIASGLACIQLLLSAIGDLFKTEPTLAVERT; encoded by the coding sequence ATGGCGATATCACCGGATGCCATTTACAGAACAAGCAAGACGCTGGACACCTGGATTGAAAGAGTTTGCGTCTTGATTCTCACCGCCCTGGTTCTTGTGGTATGGCTAGGCATTCTTTCCAGGTATGCCCTGCCTTGGAATTTCACGTTTACCGAAGAGCTGGCACGATACCTGATGATATGGGTAGCGCTGCTCTCGGTGTCGATCGGCATATGCAGGCGGCAACACGTAGGCATGCTGGTCCTGTTCGATCGCTTCCCCAGTCGAATGAAAAAATGCCTCGCCGTCAGTTTTGATATCATCGCCATGATTTTCTTTGGTGTTATCTTTTTCTACAGTCTCAACTACGTATCCCGTGGCTTTGATCAAGTCACCATGATCTTCGGTATGCCTCGCGGCATCCCCTACATGATCATTCCCATTGCCTCGGGCCTGGCATGCATACAGTTATTGCTGTCCGCCATCGGCGACCTGTTCAAGACCGAACCGACGCTCGCCGTCGAACGCACCTGA